One segment of Acidimicrobiales bacterium DNA contains the following:
- a CDS encoding DUF2470 domain-containing protein gives MVDPAAPTFPPEVVEAITRHMNDDHAEDNLRICRALGAHPDATAARLTGLDGDGMDFSVSTTGGDATDRILWPERITERAEVRVAVVRLHDEACRLLGVTPPAHDS, from the coding sequence GTGGTCGACCCCGCGGCGCCGACGTTCCCACCCGAAGTCGTCGAGGCCATCACCAGGCACATGAACGACGACCACGCCGAGGACAACCTCCGGATCTGCCGGGCGCTCGGCGCCCATCCCGACGCGACCGCGGCGAGGCTCACGGGGCTCGACGGCGACGGGATGGACTTCAGCGTGTCCACGACGGGGGGCGATGCCACCGATCGCATCCTCTGGCCGGAGCGCATCACCGAGCGGGCCGAGGTGCGGGTGGCCGTGGTCCGGCTGCACGACGAGGCGTGCCGCCTCCTCGGGGTGACGCCGCCGGCCCACGACTCGTGA
- a CDS encoding cyclic nucleotide-binding domain-containing protein produces the protein MFHKRSKSIGGVAKLRETSFFEGFGDDELARVAELADDVEAQVGAVLMEQGRVGQECYVIIEGRAGVYVADEYVTTLGPGSMVGEMALVDHLPRVASVVAETPLSLVVFDARRFRMLLEEMPKAEERVLRLLADRRKANRAR, from the coding sequence GTGTTCCACAAGCGCTCCAAGTCGATCGGCGGCGTCGCCAAGTTGCGCGAGACGTCGTTCTTCGAGGGGTTCGGCGACGACGAGCTGGCCCGTGTCGCCGAACTGGCCGACGACGTCGAGGCCCAGGTCGGGGCAGTGCTCATGGAGCAGGGTCGGGTCGGCCAGGAGTGCTACGTGATCATCGAGGGTCGGGCGGGCGTCTACGTGGCGGACGAGTACGTCACCACCCTCGGCCCGGGGTCGATGGTGGGGGAGATGGCGTTGGTCGACCACCTGCCGCGGGTCGCCAGTGTCGTGGCCGAGACGCCCCTGTCCCTCGTGGTGTTCGACGCCCGGCGGTTCCGGATGCTGCTCGAGGAGATGCCCAAGGCCGAGGAGCGGGTGCTGCGGCTGCTCGCCGACCGGCGCAAGGCCAACCGCGCCCGCTGA
- a CDS encoding homoserine dehydrogenase: MNGSVVRVGVLGCGTVGSSLIALVDDQREVIAARTGLRLEIARVAVRDATRPRSVALAADVMTTDAASIVADPDIDVVVEVMGGVEPAGELLLDAMASGKAVVTANKELLAVAGPEVFAAAEAAGVDLLFEAAVAGGVPFVRPLRESLLGEPVERVLGIMNGTTNYILTRMTEAGADFPAALLEAQELGYAEADPTADVEGLDAGAKIAIVASLAFGARVRAADVACEGISGLSAHDIDFAGRHGFVVKLLAVAERFDGASGPSVVARVHPALVPVTHPLASVRESFNAVFVQGTFVGDLMFYGRGAGGDPTASALLGDLIDAAANLRRGGHASLGTFADVPLFPVDDLASAFYVGVHAADRPGVLATIAGVFSAHGVSIASMEQEGPSPDPTVEPAGAEARIDFITHLARERDLWDTVADLRELDVVARVGSVVRVLGDEGQPR; encoded by the coding sequence GTGAACGGATCCGTGGTCAGGGTCGGTGTGCTCGGATGCGGCACCGTCGGCTCGTCGCTCATCGCCCTCGTCGACGACCAGCGCGAGGTCATCGCCGCCCGGACCGGCCTCCGGCTCGAGATCGCCCGGGTGGCCGTACGCGACGCCACGAGGCCGCGGTCGGTCGCGCTGGCCGCCGACGTGATGACCACCGATGCCGCCTCGATCGTCGCCGACCCCGACATCGACGTGGTCGTCGAGGTCATGGGTGGGGTGGAGCCCGCCGGGGAGCTGCTCCTCGACGCCATGGCGTCCGGCAAGGCCGTCGTCACGGCCAACAAGGAGCTCCTCGCCGTGGCCGGTCCCGAGGTCTTCGCGGCCGCCGAGGCCGCCGGGGTGGACCTGCTGTTCGAGGCCGCCGTGGCCGGGGGCGTCCCGTTCGTCCGCCCGTTGCGCGAGTCGCTGCTCGGCGAGCCCGTCGAGCGCGTGCTCGGGATCATGAACGGCACCACCAACTACATCCTGACCCGCATGACCGAGGCGGGAGCCGATTTCCCCGCGGCCCTCCTCGAGGCCCAGGAGCTCGGCTACGCCGAGGCCGACCCCACCGCCGATGTGGAGGGCCTCGACGCCGGCGCCAAGATCGCCATCGTGGCGTCGTTGGCCTTCGGGGCCCGGGTGCGGGCTGCCGACGTGGCCTGCGAAGGCATCAGCGGGCTCAGCGCCCACGACATCGACTTCGCGGGTCGCCACGGGTTCGTCGTGAAGCTCCTGGCGGTCGCCGAGCGCTTCGACGGCGCGTCCGGACCGTCGGTCGTGGCCCGTGTCCACCCCGCCCTGGTCCCGGTCACCCACCCGCTGGCGTCGGTGCGCGAGAGCTTCAACGCCGTGTTCGTGCAGGGCACGTTCGTCGGCGACCTGATGTTCTACGGCCGAGGTGCTGGCGGCGACCCGACCGCCAGCGCGTTGCTCGGCGACCTCATCGACGCCGCGGCCAACCTGCGCCGCGGCGGCCACGCCAGCCTGGGGACGTTCGCCGACGTCCCCCTCTTCCCGGTCGACGATCTCGCGTCGGCGTTCTACGTCGGGGTGCACGCCGCCGACCGCCCGGGCGTCCTGGCCACCATCGCCGGTGTGTTCAGCGCCCACGGGGTGTCCATCGCCTCGATGGAGCAGGAGGGCCCCTCCCCGGACCCGACGGTGGAGCCGGCCGGTGCCGAGGCCCGCATCGACTTCATCACCCACCTCGCCAGAGAGCGCGACCTGTGGGACACCGTCGCCGACCTGCGCGAGCTCGATGTGGTGGCACGGGTGGGGAGCGTCGTGCGGGTCCTCGGCGACGAGGGCCAGCCCCGGTGA
- the rpmE gene encoding 50S ribosomal protein L31, translating into MKADIHPEYVEATVRCSCGNTFTTRSTQAELTSELCNECHPFYTGKQKLVDTGGRIEKFEKRYGTRRAK; encoded by the coding sequence ATGAAGGCCGACATCCATCCCGAGTACGTCGAAGCGACCGTGCGCTGCTCGTGCGGCAACACGTTCACCACCCGCTCGACGCAGGCCGAGCTCACCTCCGAGCTCTGCAACGAGTGCCATCCCTTCTACACCGGGAAGCAGAAGCTGGTCGACACCGGCGGGCGCATCGAGAAGTTCGAGAAGCGGTACGGGACGCGTCGGGCCAAGTAG
- a CDS encoding cofactor-independent phosphoglycerate mutase, with the protein MITTMKYVVCVPDGCADEPLESLGGRTPLEVAHTPHLDALAARGEVGRAGVIPDGLPPGSDVGNMSIFGYDPARYHTGRAPIEAAALGLKLAPDQVAYRCNLVTVGDDGTMVDFAGGHPSTAEAAGVLEALDRELGGDGVSFHPGVQYRHIMVAPQDWVEAECVPPHDLTGKPSVWPTGAAAPHLRRLMEASRSIVGASPLAANQVWLWGQGFQPRMPSFADAYGLDAALVTAVDLVRGLGVLTGIEVVNLETATGWYDTDYEGKRDCALDALADGADLFIIHVEASDEAGHAGDVEEKVRALENWDRRILADLVPGLDRLGPWRMLLLPDHATPLALRTHTPDPVPYLLVDSRHPGAGGTYTEAGVADAPLVVGHELMARLVGVR; encoded by the coding sequence ATGATCACGACCATGAAGTACGTGGTGTGCGTCCCCGACGGCTGTGCCGACGAGCCCCTCGAGTCGCTCGGGGGACGAACGCCCCTCGAGGTCGCCCACACGCCGCACCTCGACGCGTTGGCGGCGCGTGGTGAGGTCGGCCGGGCAGGGGTGATCCCCGACGGGCTGCCGCCGGGGTCCGACGTCGGCAACATGTCGATCTTCGGCTACGACCCCGCCCGCTACCACACCGGTCGGGCGCCGATCGAGGCCGCCGCCCTCGGGCTGAAGCTCGCCCCCGACCAGGTCGCCTACCGGTGCAACCTCGTCACCGTCGGCGACGACGGCACCATGGTCGACTTCGCCGGGGGGCACCCCTCCACTGCCGAGGCCGCCGGGGTGCTCGAGGCGCTCGACCGCGAGCTCGGCGGGGACGGCGTGTCGTTCCACCCCGGCGTGCAGTACCGCCACATCATGGTCGCCCCCCAGGACTGGGTGGAGGCCGAGTGCGTCCCCCCGCACGACCTCACCGGCAAGCCGTCCGTGTGGCCCACCGGTGCCGCCGCTCCGCACCTGCGCCGACTGATGGAGGCGTCCCGGTCGATCGTGGGGGCCAGCCCGCTCGCCGCCAACCAGGTGTGGCTGTGGGGCCAGGGCTTCCAACCCCGGATGCCGTCGTTCGCCGACGCCTACGGCCTCGACGCGGCGCTCGTGACCGCCGTCGACCTCGTCAGGGGGCTCGGGGTCCTCACCGGCATCGAGGTCGTCAACCTCGAGACGGCCACCGGGTGGTACGACACCGATTACGAGGGCAAGCGCGACTGCGCCCTCGACGCGCTGGCCGACGGGGCCGACCTCTTCATCATCCACGTCGAGGCCAGCGACGAGGCCGGGCACGCAGGCGACGTGGAGGAGAAGGTCCGCGCCCTCGAGAACTGGGACCGGCGCATCCTCGCCGACCTCGTCCCCGGCCTCGACCGACTCGGGCCGTGGCGAATGCTGCTGCTGCCCGACCACGCCACCCCTCTGGCCCTGCGGACCCACACCCCCGACCCGGTCCCGTACCTGCTCGTCGACTCCCGGCACCCGGGCGCAGGGGGCACGTACACCGAGGCCGGGGTGGCCGACGCCCCCCTGGTGGTCGGCCACGAGCTCATGGCCCGACTCGTCGGGGTGCGCTGA
- the rho gene encoding transcription termination factor Rho translates to MSADSEQLERSALERKDRDELMTIATALGGKPGSRAKKADIVDLVLELTGVTTRTDVATEVAEPADASAPAPAEPEAVAIEPEAAPSEPEAIASELGDEPGDATPSPAPRSRRTRRTRDAEAEAESHEPAPDTTDDESTGVEAAEPGPASLPAAPTDGPPTASSPGNGAEAEPGRRRRRRGRDRGTDRGERPDRPDDVPAAEAAEVEGLLDLRDEGYGFIRVDGYLPGKDDVYVSVKQTRQFALRRGDHIKGTSRPATRNEKNPALLRIDAVNGADVEVARGRRRFEDLTPLFPDERLRLETPDSPYDMTARIIDLICPIGKGQRGMIVSPPKAGKTTVMKQIAKAIETNNPEVELIVLLVDERPEEVTDMRRSVKGEVVASTFDRPTEEHTAIAELVIERAKRRVEEGKDVVVILDGITRLARAYNLAAPATGRVMSGGIDTGALYPPKKFFGAARNIEEGGSLTILATALVETGSKMDEVIFEEFKGTGNMELRLDRRLAERRVYPAIDVDASSTRHEELLFDRPQLQKVWKLRRVLSGLAAESGSGGAGLEMLVDRLGEFRSNDLFLDEMGKA, encoded by the coding sequence ATGAGCGCGGATTCCGAGCAACTCGAACGATCGGCGCTCGAGCGCAAGGATCGCGACGAGCTGATGACCATCGCCACGGCGCTGGGCGGCAAGCCCGGGTCGAGGGCCAAGAAGGCCGACATCGTCGACCTCGTCCTCGAGCTGACCGGGGTCACCACGCGGACCGACGTCGCCACCGAGGTCGCAGAGCCGGCCGACGCGTCGGCGCCCGCACCGGCTGAGCCGGAGGCCGTCGCCATCGAGCCGGAGGCCGCCCCGTCCGAGCCCGAGGCCATCGCGTCCGAGCTGGGCGACGAGCCGGGGGACGCGACCCCCTCCCCGGCACCCCGCTCCCGCCGGACCCGCCGGACCCGCGACGCCGAGGCCGAGGCCGAGTCCCACGAGCCGGCCCCCGACACGACCGACGACGAGTCGACCGGGGTCGAGGCCGCCGAGCCCGGCCCGGCCTCCCTCCCCGCAGCCCCGACCGACGGCCCCCCGACGGCGTCGTCCCCCGGGAACGGCGCCGAGGCCGAACCGGGTCGGCGACGTCGACGCCGCGGCCGGGACCGCGGCACCGACCGGGGCGAGCGCCCCGATCGCCCGGACGACGTCCCCGCCGCCGAGGCGGCGGAGGTGGAGGGGCTCCTCGATCTCCGGGACGAGGGCTACGGCTTCATCCGGGTCGACGGCTACCTCCCGGGCAAGGACGACGTGTACGTGTCGGTCAAGCAGACCCGGCAGTTCGCGCTCCGCCGGGGCGACCACATCAAGGGCACCAGCCGGCCGGCGACCCGCAACGAGAAGAACCCCGCTCTCCTGCGCATCGACGCCGTCAACGGCGCCGACGTCGAGGTGGCGCGCGGGCGACGCCGGTTCGAGGACCTCACCCCGTTGTTCCCCGACGAGCGGCTCCGGCTCGAGACCCCTGACAGTCCCTACGACATGACGGCGCGGATCATCGACCTGATCTGCCCGATCGGGAAAGGTCAGCGGGGGATGATCGTGTCGCCGCCCAAGGCGGGGAAGACCACGGTCATGAAGCAGATCGCCAAGGCGATCGAGACCAACAACCCCGAGGTCGAGCTGATCGTCCTCCTCGTCGACGAGCGTCCCGAGGAGGTCACCGACATGCGCCGGTCCGTGAAGGGTGAGGTGGTCGCCTCGACCTTCGACCGACCCACCGAGGAGCACACCGCGATCGCCGAACTGGTCATCGAGCGGGCCAAGCGCCGGGTCGAGGAGGGCAAGGACGTCGTGGTGATCCTCGACGGCATCACCCGACTCGCCCGCGCCTACAACCTCGCCGCTCCCGCCACCGGGCGCGTGATGAGCGGCGGCATCGACACCGGTGCCCTGTACCCGCCCAAGAAGTTCTTCGGCGCCGCCCGCAACATCGAGGAGGGCGGTTCGCTCACGATCCTGGCGACGGCCCTCGTCGAGACCGGGTCGAAGATGGACGAGGTGATCTTCGAGGAGTTCAAGGGCACCGGGAACATGGAGCTGCGCCTCGACCGGCGCCTCGCCGAGCGGCGGGTGTACCCGGCGATCGACGTGGACGCCTCGTCCACCCGTCACGAGGAACTGCTCTTCGACCGGCCCCAGCTGCAGAAGGTCTGGAAGCTGCGTCGGGTGCTGAGCGGGCTGGCCGCGGAGTCCGGCAGCGGGGGAGCGGGCCTCGAGATGCTCGTCGACCGCCTCGGCGAGTTCCGCTCCAACGACCTCTTCCTCGACGAGATGGGGAAGGCCTGA
- the prmC gene encoding peptide chain release factor N(5)-glutamine methyltransferase encodes MDEGSGPESTVSWRMLRAEAERRLLEAALDDGSDPVLDARRLVERASGESGAALVLALDRPATVREVGFFDGMLERRLTGEPLQYVLGVWSFRSLELFLDPRVLIPRPETEQVVDAALGELDRCRAPSGGEGGLVVDLGTGSGAIGLAVAAERSGVEVWLTDVSAAALDVARANLTGLGRAATRVRVAEGRWFEALPPELAGRFDVVVSNPPYVASDDELPAVVRDWEPASALFGGSDGLDHLRELVAEAPRWLAPGGALVLESAPTQVGPVAAMARDRGFATATVVPDLAGRDRVVVARR; translated from the coding sequence GTGGACGAGGGGTCCGGTCCCGAGAGCACCGTGTCGTGGCGGATGCTGCGCGCCGAGGCCGAGCGCCGCCTCCTGGAGGCGGCGCTCGACGACGGCAGCGACCCCGTCCTCGACGCCCGGCGCCTCGTCGAGCGGGCCTCCGGTGAGTCGGGAGCGGCCCTGGTCCTGGCCCTCGATCGCCCCGCCACGGTCCGCGAGGTGGGCTTCTTCGACGGGATGCTCGAACGTCGACTGACGGGCGAGCCGCTGCAGTACGTGCTGGGCGTCTGGTCGTTCCGCTCGCTCGAGCTGTTCCTCGACCCCCGGGTGCTCATCCCGCGACCCGAGACCGAGCAGGTCGTCGATGCGGCCCTCGGGGAGCTCGACCGCTGCCGCGCCCCCAGCGGCGGCGAAGGGGGTCTCGTCGTCGACCTGGGCACCGGGTCGGGCGCCATCGGGCTGGCCGTCGCCGCCGAGCGGTCGGGCGTGGAGGTGTGGTTGACCGATGTCTCGGCCGCCGCCCTGGACGTGGCCCGGGCCAACCTCACCGGCCTGGGCCGGGCCGCCACCCGGGTCCGGGTCGCGGAGGGACGCTGGTTCGAGGCCCTGCCGCCCGAGCTCGCCGGTCGCTTCGACGTCGTCGTGTCGAACCCGCCCTACGTCGCCTCCGACGACGAGTTGCCCGCGGTGGTCAGGGACTGGGAGCCGGCATCGGCCCTCTTCGGGGGATCGGACGGGCTCGACCACCTCCGCGAGCTCGTCGCCGAGGCCCCGCGGTGGCTGGCCCCCGGCGGGGCCTTGGTGCTCGAGTCGGCCCCGACCCAGGTCGGACCCGTGGCCGCCATGGCGCGGGACCGGGGCTTCGCGACCGCCACGGTCGTCCCCGACCTCGCCGGGCGCGACCGCGTCGTCGTCGCCCGCCGCTGA
- a CDS encoding zinc-ribbon domain-containing protein — MGSRTKVRCPSCGAKNDADARRCRICGTDVSPGAEEPMTAPRPGTAQVGRAGLGRVVLIAFVVILGLLVAAILLGAVEGPRWLNNAVNEIPFLDREADDGWTTQTEEAAGWQAEMPVERARGTTPFPGADSGTAELWLAEFGGTATVPDTELSVIWSTVPFPEGENVEASLATTAEQWAAQLGGRVTENDEATYAGLPARRLKVTGLDQGDEAATVDALLIRRRDQLFVLQSLSIYPDHPQFGRLVEGFELL, encoded by the coding sequence ATGGGATCGAGGACCAAGGTCAGGTGCCCGAGCTGCGGCGCCAAGAACGACGCCGACGCCCGTCGCTGCCGCATCTGCGGCACCGACGTCAGCCCGGGAGCCGAGGAGCCGATGACGGCGCCCCGGCCCGGCACGGCCCAGGTCGGGAGGGCCGGCCTCGGCCGCGTGGTCCTGATCGCCTTCGTGGTGATCCTCGGGCTCCTCGTCGCCGCGATCCTCCTCGGGGCGGTGGAGGGCCCGCGCTGGCTGAACAACGCGGTGAACGAGATCCCCTTCCTCGATCGCGAAGCCGACGACGGCTGGACGACGCAGACCGAGGAGGCCGCCGGCTGGCAGGCCGAGATGCCGGTCGAACGGGCCCGGGGCACGACGCCCTTCCCGGGCGCCGACAGCGGCACGGCCGAGCTGTGGCTGGCCGAGTTCGGCGGGACGGCGACCGTGCCCGACACCGAGCTGTCCGTCATCTGGAGCACCGTCCCGTTCCCGGAGGGCGAGAACGTCGAGGCCTCGCTCGCCACCACCGCCGAGCAGTGGGCCGCCCAGCTCGGCGGCCGGGTGACCGAGAACGACGAGGCCACCTACGCCGGCCTCCCTGCCCGGCGGCTGAAGGTGACCGGCCTCGATCAGGGCGACGAGGCGGCCACCGTCGATGCCCTGCTCATCCGCCGGCGCGACCAGCTGTTCGTGCTCCAGAGCCTGTCGATCTACCCCGACCACCCCCAGTTCGGCCGTCTGGTGGAGGGCTTCGAGCTGTTGTGA
- the prfA gene encoding peptide chain release factor 1: MSILDRLDALQRELDEVEVALADPEVLADQRRYREASRRYAELGALVGRLRELRQATDDLAVAREMLSDAGVDDREVLRAEIDDAEAAIERLDEEVKVLLLPKDPNDGRNVIVEVRGAEGGEEANLFARDLFGMYRGYAARMGWSLEVMGAQESDLGGFSEVTFRLAGDGVWTRMKHEGGPHRVQRVPVTESQGRIHTSSATVTVLPEAEEVDVDLDPNDLRIDVYRSSGPGGQSVNTTDSAVRITHVPTGVVVAMQDEKSQIQNREKAMRVLRSKLLQREQERKAAEASGARRAQTGGGGRSEKVRTYNFKENRVTDHRIGLTLYKLDKVLAGELDDVVDALVADERATQLAADDT; this comes from the coding sequence GTGAGCATCCTCGACCGGCTCGACGCCCTCCAGCGAGAGCTCGACGAGGTGGAGGTGGCCCTCGCCGATCCCGAGGTCCTCGCCGACCAGCGCCGTTACCGGGAGGCGAGCCGCCGGTACGCGGAGCTCGGGGCCCTCGTCGGCCGGCTCCGCGAGCTGCGCCAGGCGACCGACGACCTCGCCGTGGCCCGGGAGATGCTCTCCGACGCGGGGGTCGACGACCGCGAGGTCCTCCGGGCCGAGATCGACGACGCCGAGGCGGCCATCGAGCGGCTCGACGAGGAGGTCAAGGTCCTGTTGCTGCCGAAGGACCCGAACGACGGGCGCAACGTCATCGTGGAGGTGCGCGGGGCCGAGGGTGGGGAGGAGGCCAACCTCTTCGCCCGGGACCTGTTCGGCATGTACCGGGGCTATGCCGCGCGCATGGGCTGGTCGCTCGAGGTGATGGGTGCCCAGGAGTCCGATCTCGGCGGGTTCAGCGAGGTGACCTTTCGCCTCGCCGGCGACGGCGTGTGGACCCGGATGAAGCACGAAGGCGGACCCCACCGGGTCCAGCGGGTCCCCGTCACCGAGAGCCAGGGCCGCATCCACACCTCGTCGGCGACGGTCACCGTCCTCCCCGAGGCCGAGGAGGTCGACGTGGACCTCGACCCGAACGACCTGCGCATCGACGTCTACCGGTCGTCCGGCCCCGGCGGTCAGTCGGTCAACACCACCGACTCCGCGGTGCGCATCACGCACGTGCCGACCGGTGTGGTGGTGGCGATGCAGGACGAGAAGAGCCAGATCCAGAACCGGGAGAAGGCGATGCGGGTGTTGCGCAGCAAGCTCCTCCAGCGCGAGCAGGAACGCAAGGCCGCCGAGGCCTCCGGCGCCCGCCGGGCCCAGACCGGGGGCGGGGGTCGCTCGGAGAAGGTTCGCACCTACAACTTCAAGGAGAACCGCGTCACCGACCACCGGATCGGCCTCACCCTGTACAAGCTCGACAAGGTGCTCGCCGGCGAGCTCGACGACGTGGTGGACGCGCTCGTGGCCGACGAGCGGGCCACCCAGCTCGCCGCGGACGACACCTGA
- the thrC gene encoding threonine synthase: MSTRGSAPALDFADVLLAGLAVDGGLYVPSTWPALAADAPRRFASMPYADVAVEVMWPFVEGSVDRDAFVAMVGDAYATFDAPDVVPLVDIGDGIWLAELFHGPTLAFKDVALQLVGRLFDHVLTERGDRVTIVGATSGDTGSAAIEACRDRASIDIVILHPEGRVSEVQRRQMTTVTAPNVHNLAVRGTFDDCQDLVKALFADTGFRERRRLSAVNSINWARVMAQVVYYATSAARLAAGAPVAFSVPTGNFGNVFAGYVAQRMGVPASRFVVASNRNDILTRFLTSGAMTIGEVHPTLSPSMDIQVSSNLERLLFELYGRDGAAIAELMTRFRAEGTVAIGDGRLDLLAEHWAAARVDDDETSATIREEYERHGRLLDPHTAVGLAAARRARGDATVPMVVLATAHPAKFPDAVEAATGVRPALPAHLADLFERPERFDVVDADLLTLETAIDGALG, translated from the coding sequence GTGAGCACGAGGGGGTCGGCGCCCGCCCTCGACTTCGCCGACGTGCTGCTCGCCGGCCTGGCGGTGGACGGCGGCCTCTACGTGCCCTCGACCTGGCCGGCGCTCGCCGCCGACGCTCCCCGGCGGTTCGCATCGATGCCCTACGCCGACGTCGCCGTCGAGGTCATGTGGCCCTTCGTCGAGGGCAGCGTCGACCGTGACGCCTTCGTGGCGATGGTGGGCGACGCGTACGCCACCTTCGACGCGCCCGACGTCGTGCCCCTCGTCGACATCGGCGACGGGATCTGGCTGGCCGAGCTGTTCCACGGACCCACGCTGGCGTTCAAGGACGTGGCGCTCCAACTCGTCGGGCGGCTGTTCGACCACGTCCTGACCGAACGGGGCGATCGGGTGACGATCGTGGGGGCGACCTCCGGGGACACCGGGTCCGCCGCCATCGAGGCGTGCCGCGACCGCGCCAGCATCGACATCGTGATCCTGCACCCCGAGGGCCGGGTGTCGGAGGTCCAACGACGCCAGATGACCACCGTGACGGCCCCGAACGTGCACAACCTCGCGGTGCGGGGCACGTTCGACGACTGCCAGGACCTCGTCAAGGCCCTGTTCGCCGACACCGGGTTCCGGGAACGCCGACGCCTCTCGGCGGTGAACTCCATCAACTGGGCCCGGGTGATGGCGCAGGTCGTCTACTACGCCACCTCCGCGGCGCGGCTCGCGGCCGGCGCCCCCGTCGCCTTCTCGGTGCCCACCGGGAACTTCGGCAACGTCTTCGCCGGCTACGTCGCCCAGCGCATGGGCGTCCCCGCCAGCCGGTTCGTCGTCGCCTCGAACCGCAACGACATCCTCACCCGGTTCCTGACCAGTGGGGCGATGACCATCGGCGAGGTCCATCCCACGCTGAGCCCGAGCATGGACATCCAGGTCTCGTCGAACCTCGAACGGCTGCTCTTCGAGCTCTACGGGCGCGACGGCGCAGCCATCGCCGAGCTGATGACACGGTTCCGGGCCGAGGGCACCGTTGCGATCGGCGACGGGCGCCTCGACCTGCTTGCCGAGCACTGGGCGGCGGCCCGGGTGGACGACGACGAGACCTCGGCCACCATCCGGGAGGAGTACGAGCGCCACGGCCGGCTGCTCGATCCCCACACCGCGGTCGGCCTGGCGGCCGCCCGCCGGGCCCGGGGCGACGCGACGGTGCCGATGGTGGTGCTGGCGACGGCGCATCCCGCGAAGTTCCCCGACGCCGTCGAGGCGGCGACGGGCGTCCGACCGGCGCTGCCCGCCCACCTGGCGGACCTCTTCGAGCGCCCCGAGCGCTTCGACGTCGTGGACGCCGACCTCCTCACGCTCGAGACGGCCATCGACGGCGCCCTCGGCTGA
- a CDS encoding 1,4-dihydroxy-2-naphthoyl-CoA synthase: MVSELFDPDMWRPVAGFESLTDVTYHRAVGQGTVRVAFDRPEVRNAFRPHTVDELFRVLDHARQSSDVGCVLLTGNGPSPRDGGWAFCSGGDQRIRGRDGYRYAEGETAEGIDPARSGRLHILEVQRLVRMMPKVVICVVPGWAAGGGHSLHVVCDLTLASAEHARFKQTDADVASFDGGFGSAYLARQVGQKFAREIFFLGDTYDAEEAHRMGMVNAVVPHAELESVALDWAARINAKSPTAQRMLKFAFNLIDDGLVGQQVFAGEATRLAYMTDEAAEGRDSFLEKRDPDWSEFPWHY, from the coding sequence ATGGTCTCCGAGTTGTTCGATCCCGACATGTGGCGACCCGTCGCCGGCTTCGAGTCCCTGACCGACGTCACCTACCACCGCGCCGTCGGACAGGGGACGGTGCGGGTGGCCTTCGACCGCCCGGAGGTCCGCAACGCCTTTCGCCCCCACACCGTCGACGAGCTCTTCCGGGTGCTCGACCATGCCCGACAGTCGAGCGACGTCGGGTGCGTGCTGCTCACCGGGAACGGGCCTTCTCCCCGCGACGGCGGCTGGGCGTTCTGCTCGGGCGGCGACCAGCGCATCCGCGGCCGTGACGGCTACCGGTACGCGGAGGGCGAGACGGCCGAGGGCATCGACCCGGCCCGCTCGGGGCGCCTCCACATCCTGGAGGTGCAGCGCCTCGTCCGCATGATGCCCAAGGTGGTGATCTGCGTGGTCCCCGGCTGGGCGGCCGGCGGCGGCCACTCGCTCCACGTGGTGTGCGACCTCACCCTGGCCAGTGCCGAGCACGCCCGGTTCAAGCAGACCGACGCCGACGTGGCCAGCTTCGACGGCGGGTTCGGCTCTGCATACCTCGCCCGCCAGGTCGGCCAGAAGTTCGCTCGCGAGATCTTCTTCCTCGGTGACACCTACGACGCCGAGGAGGCCCACCGCATGGGGATGGTGAACGCCGTGGTCCCCCATGCCGAGCTCGAGTCGGTGGCGCTCGACTGGGCCGCGCGGATCAACGCCAAGAGCCCGACCGCGCAGCGCATGTTGAAGTTCGCCTTCAACCTCATCGACGACGGGCTGGTGGGCCAGCAGGTCTTCGCCGGGGAGGCGACCCGCCTGGCCTACATGACCGACGAGGCCGCCGAGGGACGCGACAGCTTCCTCGAGAAGCGCGACCCGGACTGGTCGGAGTTCCCCTGGCACTACTGA